The genomic interval CACAGTCGGTGTTGGCATCGCACATGAAGCGCTGCATGCACTTGTCCTCCGCGTTGCGGTAGGTGCGGACGTAGCCCTTGAGGAGCGCAATGCCGGCGACGGCCGCATCGCTCACCGAGTCACGTTTGCCCAGGGAGCGGGCCGTGAGCGAGCGGTGTGAGAATGAGGTCTTCAGTGCGTCCAGGAGATTCATCACGATCTGTATGAACTGTGAATGGGAGCGTCGAGAGTTGGTAGAGTGTGATGGcaaggtgtgcgtgtgtgtgtgtgtatgagggCAAGTCAATTGGGAAGCATTAGTCAATTAGTTTTGTGCCAATAAAAtaactatgtatgtatatctaaGTATAGCAGTgtatgtgtaaatgtgtgtagtgtgtggtgtgtgtatgtactgtgttctgtttgtatgtgtgtgcttgaaattaatttacattGGCAGCACCATGCAACAAGGCGAAGCTGATGAGAAATACCCTTTTCACTTTGCGTGTAaagttaattattattataactcCACAGCTATTTCACGCATGgttaacatttaaaatttcagcCCAAAAACAGTGAAATTTACATTGTAAGCTGAGAAAAGCTTATTGATACAATAATTGGCAGACAAGTGTTAACTGCTTGCAGCCAACGTGCGATTGGAATTGGTAACAAATGCTTGATATCGAAATTGAATTCCACTTTCGTAAAAATCTTTTAAAATCTCAATAAATAATGTTCACATCAGCTCTGAGCGCCCTTATATAGTTGCATAGTGCTCTACGGTGTGCGTTTGGTGTGTAAGCAATAATGGTTTTACCTCGCCAGCTTGCTTGGCCATCGAGTTGACTTGATCTGGATCTCTGGTGCCCAACACGGACGACAGCACAGCCGCCAAGATGCCCTGTGCGAATTGGTTTTTAGGTTGAGGAATAGTAggaaataaatacataatacaaaacgaaaaacaaagtaaaataaaaaaaagagagcgGCCCAAACACCAAATcagtataaatacatataaatacaaaacagCTAAAAACAGCCAAAACATAACTCAAAATAAATGGCACAAAAGCGACAAAAAAaggttgaaaataaatggaaaaaaacGTTAATTACCTGCATTGGAGAGCCACCGTTGTCGACCTTGTCGATGCCATCGCTGGGCGCACCACCGCCCAAGAGTGTGTTGATAATGCGCAGGCCTGcacaaaataaagcaaattactaatatatttaagataaTCGAAAAGAATAGTGTATACTACGCACCCATCGAGATGACATTAGCCCAAGGGCTGCCGCCAAGACCAATCGAGCTGTCGACATCGTCCGACTTGGTGGGCGCATTGGCAGCGCCATTGAAGAACATGGTCATCACCGTCGACAGCATGTTTGACCAGGTAAAGCCGCCGGGTCCGCCCACGCTCTCCTGTATCTGATTGCCCTCAATATCATCCTCAATGTCGTCCAGAGCCACCTTCTTGGAGGCATTCGGCTTGACGGCAAACTTGCGGGCGCTGCTCTCGGGGCGATAAACtggtgactgcgactgcgactggatcagctgttgctggcgctggTACAGCTCCTGCTGGGGAAAGGCGTAGGTGAGCAGCAGGCAGTTGCAGGCCACTATGGAGAGCAGCAGGTAGGCGTTTAGCTTGCGTTGATTCAACATGGCGTTGTCTACAAAATAGAAATAAGCAAAGTAAGCTCGTGTTTTCAGTCTTTCGTATTGCGCACTTAAAAACTGGGAGGCCCCAACCGCCAAGTCCATATAACACTTTCACATTGCCCAAGCGCTGACGGGTTGTTTGAACCTGCCCATGTCCCGCGCATACAAATAAGCCCAAAAACTAAAGCTAACAAGAAGCACACAAAATAGTGTCCAGTGCGCACGTGCAGTTACATGAAATAGTTGGCCCAATTCACGAGTGTCCATTCCGCAAGACTCTATTAAAGTGacataacataaaataatttaatgaagGCTCAAGAGCTATGGGAAGTCTTTAATGAATGTCATAAAAACTCTTATATCTTTAATAAAGCAATTCAATGCTAGATAAACGATTCCTGAATAATGAGTTTATAAACTAAATTCATTTACCTCCCGGccaaaaaagaataaaacaaattcacaGGCTAAATGGAAATTTTCTGTGGAAGAAAATATGAAAGTTGTTGCGCATTATTTAAGCAAAGAGCTAACCACTTCcgaaacaaaaagacaaaaacaagTCTAACTGCGCGTAATTAAAATGCCTTGCCTCAGAGCTGGAGTCTCGGTCAAATTGAACCTGTTCCCAGTGGCAGGGGCATATTAGAGAGCGGCAAGAAAGCGGCTAAAGCCACAGAATTGGTCAAGACTGGGCAGCCAAAACAAGACAACACCCAAGCGCTGGCTTcattaaaagaagaaaaacaaaacctgATGCGCACTGAACTGGGATATACGATATATTAAGTACTTGTTAGGCTGAAAGAAAGCAAGCCGCTGCGCGAGGTGGTAAAAGCGATTAGAGCCACAGAGAAAGACTTCCTGAAACTAGAGTTAACACCAATATTCGTCTTGATATTCAAATGGGTAAATTAGCTGTGAGTTCTGCTGCTCTGCGGCTCTTCCCGAtagatgaaacaacaatctttgAGTCTCAATCGAGGCCTTGCTTT from Drosophila virilis strain 15010-1051.87 chromosome 2, Dvir_AGI_RSII-ME, whole genome shotgun sequence carries:
- the LOC6632966 gene encoding uncharacterized protein isoform X1, which translates into the protein MLNQRKLNAYLLLSIVACNCLLLTYAFPQQELYQRQQQLIQSQSQSPVYRPESSARKFAVKPNASKKVALDDIEDDIEGNQIQESVGGPGGFTWSNMLSTVMTMFFNGAANAPTKSDDVDSSIGLGGSPWANVISMGLRIINTLLGGGAPSDGIDKVDNGGSPMQGILAAVLSSVLGTRDPDQVNSMAKQAGEFIQIVMNLLDALKTSFSHRSLTARSLGKRDSVSDAAVAGIALLKGYVRTYRNAEDKCMQRFMCDANTDCVREIGGSSIFCQLGSYATSYMLGRSSNTSFEHLYDAGRRGRSGFDCRQLYLECNEV
- the LOC6632966 gene encoding uncharacterized protein isoform X2 → MLNQRKLNAYLLLSIVACNCLLLTYAFPQQELYQRQQQLIQSQSQSPVYRPESSARKFAVKPNASKKVALDDIEDDIEGNQIQESVGGPGGFTWSNMLSTVMTMFFNGAANAPTKSDDVDSSIGLGGSPWANVISMGLRIINTLLGGGAPSDGIDKVDNGGSPMQFIQIVMNLLDALKTSFSHRSLTARSLGKRDSVSDAAVAGIALLKGYVRTYRNAEDKCMQRFMCDANTDCVREIGGSSIFCQLGSYATSYMLGRSSNTSFEHLYDAGRRGRSGFDCRQLYLECNEV